A window of the Acidobacteriota bacterium genome harbors these coding sequences:
- a CDS encoding lysophospholipid acyltransferase family protein, whose translation MAKSLLARMGQGLLLKAAPGPLALFVKGLYRSVRVRHVGREPLEALKASGGQYIMAFWHGHLLLMVYAYVGQRLTFLVSEHRDGELVTRVMRRFGMDPTRGSSTRGGVRALHALLRKVREGYDLAFTPDGPRGPARVAQAGVVQAARLSGLPIVPIAVAARKKKRWIPGTAS comes from the coding sequence TTGGCCAAATCTCTCCTTGCGCGGATGGGTCAGGGCCTGCTGCTGAAGGCGGCGCCGGGCCCCCTGGCCCTCTTCGTCAAGGGCCTGTACCGTTCGGTGCGCGTCCGCCACGTCGGCCGCGAGCCCCTGGAAGCCCTCAAGGCATCGGGCGGACAGTACATCATGGCCTTCTGGCACGGGCATCTCCTTCTCATGGTCTACGCCTATGTGGGCCAGCGGCTCACCTTTCTCGTCTCCGAGCACCGGGACGGGGAGCTCGTGACCCGCGTCATGCGCCGCTTCGGAATGGACCCCACGCGGGGCTCCTCCACGCGGGGAGGGGTCCGGGCCCTCCACGCTCTGCTCCGAAAGGTCAGGGAAGGATACGATCTGGCCTTCACCCCGGACGGGCCTCGGGGGCCGGCGAGGGTGGCCCAGGCGGGGGTGGTCCAGGCGGCCCGCCTCTCGGGCCTGCCCATCGTCCCCATCGCCGTGGCCGCCCGGAAAAAAAAACGCTGGATTCCTGGGACGGCTTCATGA